The window CCTCTAACATGGACTCAGGACACAAAAGattaacaaaacacagctgacagatggacagatagagGCGCACAGCCTCTACGCACCAGTGGACTTTGTTCAGTATTGGTCCCAAGTTCTTACTGGACCTCCTACTGTTGACACCTCACACTGAACAAGGAGTGAGGactgtgtgaggacagaggagaccaAGAGGGGATTCATGCAAAACAAGAAACCAGCAGCTTTGCAGTTCATAATTTGACTCATCAGACATCAAATTATATTCCCTCTGTTAACAGTACAATCTTGGCTTTGTGAGCTTAGTGTGGTTTTCATTTATTGATTACTTTCTGTCAAATCATTCACAATTCACTGTAATTTAACTGAGATAATTAATTGAGCATTGCATCTGGAGTTGTAAATACTGTTGTATTTTGGTAAACCATATAAATCAAGAGATGTGATGAAGTCAGAGTATCATGACGGTAAAAGAGTTACTTGAGGACATATTTGAAAATGTGTAGCAGAAATTGGCTGTTTCTTTGTTGCATCATTCGAATAAACCACGAAACACTCTTCAACAGGCACTTTCTAGTAATTGAGAGAAAGTCAGACCATTTTcatttgtagattttttttttactgttgttttcagTTACATGTGAGTAGACAGGTAGCTAAAACACTACCATGTTCAAAACAATCATCACTTCTTCAgaagcaataaaacaaataaaagaaaacattcgAGTGCTCAGCATAATGTAACAAAAATATGGCAGTAGTTGGTACATTTATCAACAAGGCACCAAAGGTAtcaatatttgatttttttgtccCTGCTTCTGTATGAGGTTgcctgaataataataaaaccttTGTCTGGAgtgtgaatgtaaaaaaaaatccttctctGTACCAGCACCGGCTTGTCTAATTCCTGCCTCACAGGTAAAGGGCAGCTGGGAGCTTTGATGAGGTTCAGAAGTGCCAAACCTTTGTTTCACTGGACAGCGAAGGAGTAACAATGACTGCCAGTGAACAGGGAGGTGATTAAAGGAAGTCCTTAAGATGAGTGGCATAGGTGTTCATACAGACAGAGTAAAAAACACAAGTATATTGTTCACAGAGAAGGGGGCAGTCCCCCAGTCACACAGGGGCAGAGTGGAGACACAGACTCGCTGATATCATCTGTCAGTCCACCTCTTTTGACCTGATGCCTTCCTGTTGCACTCGCACTGTGCACGCTTCAGTGGAGGTGAGCGTTGAGGTCGTACTTCTCGCAGAATTTGTCCGTGAAAGGGATGCAGGTGAGCAACTCGCACCATTCACACTTGATTGGGTAGACATAGAAGAGCACCACAAGGCCTGAAAAGAGCCCGACAAACACCAGCAGGAAAACGATGATCTGACAGCGTTTGCGGTACAGGTCCATGCGGCCAAAGCTGATGTAGGGTAAGAAGGCGAAGGACAAGAAGAAGCCGGAGATGAAGCCACAAATGTGGGCAAAATTGTCGATCCAGGGCAACAGCCCAAAGGCAAAGAGGAAGAGcaccacacacagcagcttggtGAAGGCTCTCCAGGGCTGGGCAAGGATCTGCCAGCTCTGAAACAGCTCCACGAACAGGCAGGCCAGGATCCCGAACTGAGAGCCAGCTGGCCCCAcctgagacaaagacagcacagagaggtACGTAAGCCTACAAAGAAACATTTCTAACACAATTCTAAAGCTGCTTGCATTATATGGTGTTCTCAGTGAACATGATGATCTCCCAGAGAGAGATCTCTGACACATAGCATGACTCATTAATACAATGAGAGATTTCTGAAACTGGTGATCACCTCTGCTCTGTAGGGCAAGAAGATGGCTGAAGCTAGGTTGCCAGTGATGCCACTGAGGATGTAAATGATTGAGATGCgcagccagcctgccagcttCTCCAGATCCCTCAGGATGGTCATCTGGAAAGCCACCGACACCAGGCAGTGAAGGATCCTGGGAGGACAGACATGGACAAGGTGCTCATGTGTGTGCAATGTGACGTTAGTGTATGTGGGTGAAAAGCTGCACGTGCTGACAAGATAACTCCCCTGTGCAGAAGAGGCAAACCCCTCAACAGCCTAATGGCTTTGCCCATCAACAAAATCGGTCTCTATCTCACTGAAGCTTAATGAGTTCGTGTAGTGAGGGCACTTTGTTTAATTACCCTGGAGACAGATAACCGACAGCCTGAAGATGAAGCACTGCTCCTCTTAACAGTGAGGTCAGCTCTTTGTGCTGACGGGCTGACTTCTTATATGACAAGAATATCGAAGTTCTTTGGTAAAATACTTTTTCCAGTTAAAACGGACAGCCAGTGATGTACACATAGCCATCCTGTGTACAGTTTTACTGGACTACCCATTTATTCCAACATGTTTTGCACTGTCATGCACTCTTGCATTTTCACATACAGTTAACAACCACCTCACCTGTAATCATtgtatgtctgtttttgttctgctgtttaTCTTCTGTTTTAATATCTGTCTTTCATATATTTGCCTCATGTCTCCTTATctgtctgtgcatttgttttgttgtgatgtgACTGCGAGTACACCGAGAGCTGCTGATAACTGAAGCCAATTTCCTTGTATGTGTCAAACATATTTAGCCAATAAACCTGACTCTGATTCTGATCTTTTAATCATCCTGTTCCTCACCGCTGGGTACAAGCGCAGTGCTTGAAAACACTGATCTCAAAAATAAGGCTGAGAGAAAGCTGACATTCAACTCTTTTGAAATTCATAAGCTGACCTTATCTGCTAAATTGTGCTTCTGGTTAGCAagatctgtttttatttgtactaTCAGGTAGCAAaagctatatatatatagaatttaaaaaaaaaaacctgcttgAATATACTGTCAACACTCCAGGAAATACACCACTTGTCCCCTATGTCTGTTTTGCCTGTCTTTTGCCAGGTAAATCTATAAGGAAAACTACTTTCCATGATCCTGTGAGCTACTGACTCACCCGGCATGCAGGAAAAGTGAGAGCCAGAGTCTGTAAAACTGATCTGGGATCTCAGGGTTGAGGAAAGGCAACAGTCCACATACATCATCCATGCAGTGCACCTGGAGATGgacacaggaaagaaaaaatatgacaCATACTATTAATCTGACAATCAAAGATCACAAattacatgcaaacagacagatTCTGCCTGTTTCTTCCACAGAAGTATTTGGTGAACTCTCACTTGATCTGTTTTGGTATTCAGGAAGTGCACAAAATAGTACACCACAATGAAAATAgcaacacatgcagcacaaattaaggtttcttcttttcttcccacGAGAGGATAAAATGTCTCATTTGTAAGGAGAAAGTTGCTTACTTGAGAGCAGAGAGTAGCCTCCTCATGAAAGTAGCCCTTCATGAAGTCACAATATTCCCGGGATGTGATTTCACACcttgacaaaaacaagcagcaatTACTAAATGAGTAAACTAGGCATGCGTCACATGTATCTATGTCCTCATAGTCCAGGATAAATGTTTGCCAAAGGTCATTCATGAGTTTTTCTCACCTCCCTTTGGTTCCAATGCAGCAGGGTCGGCCTGTGATGGTACAGTCTATGTGAGGCAGGTTGGTGTGGTTCCCTGTGTTGTACCTGGTGCAAATCTAACAGCCAGAGCAGTTTTTTAGGTTTCAGATTAGAGTCCCATTCAAAACGAAATAATGCAGTACTGACTCCACTGCAGCCCTCACAAACTGCCATGTTTAAACTGTGTGCGAGTTTTACTGAGAAGATAATACAGCTGTAGCGTATGACAAATACGCTCCTAGCGCAATGTTAGCCATCtccatttttgtgtgtgcaatACATTTGCATATTTCCCAGGAAGGGCTGACCCTGCCACCACCAATGGTTATGCAATTGTTTCTAACGTTAACTGCTTTCCTAtaaacaaatctgttttttcttttttacataaTGGAACAAAGATAATTAATTCCTCCAAGCATTTCATCAAGGTCAGACCACCTGGGGTACACCTTTTCGGACATCCTGATTTGATTTCTAACCTCCATCCTCCCATTCCCCACTTTATGTATAAATATCAGACAGAGTTTTATGGTACTCACTGGCCACTTGGTGATATCATCGGGCCATTCGTGAGGTGATACTGAGGCAGGCTCTAAACATATCCTGTATTGAGACAAACAGTATGCACACATTATATTTACCAACCAGTGACAGTCAATTTATACTGTGCACTTTGAAATACAAGAGCTTTATTATTATGTCTTACCTGGGGTCCTGATGGCACACAGAGCCATACTGTCTGTCTTTACCATTTAACTGGGGAGTGCTGGAATGCCTTGGCCACTTTACCCACACAGCAAGGGTACTCTagaaataaaaccacaaacagaggGGGTTAGAATTACCCACAGCTTCTATCTGGAGCTGAACTATAAAGGTTGAGGGAGATAAAAATTTGGTTTGTTGACAGACCGAGCATTCTTCCTCTGAGGTTTGGACACAGCCGGAGCGATCGTTCCGCACACAGCAGGCAGAGTTGCGTTCGATAGCTCTCTTTTCCCTGATAAGATCATGCACCTGCCTGTCCTGCCGCATGCATGGAGAGTATTTGGCCCCCAAGTGGATCAGAGATTCCTACCAATTGAAAATGGTCCGAAATTTAGTATTTATTTACACTTAACTATTGCTTGTATTCTTTAATCTGTGAAACGCTATCAAGACAAGAGTGCTTACCGAACCCGGCCCGATCCAAAAGTTCTCCTGCTGTACAAACTTGACATTTTCATACACACCTTTGTTTCTTAAAACCTTAAAATCACAGGACATCCAAATCACAAAGAGTACAATCAATATGAAATGAGCCGTATTGTGATGAAAATATTGTGAAGGTGTGCTAACAACAATGACCAtcacaaatgagctgctgttaCTCACAGAATCAACCGTTTCATGCTGGGAGAAGCCCACTGGTGCAATACCATAGATGCATACAGCCAGAATAGTGATGAGCAAATGGACAAAGGTGATCCAGTATGTAAAAAAAGGCCTAGAGGGAACAGAGAGCAGCGTTCATCATCCATCAGTGTCATCCGCTGAGGGAGGCAAGCGCTCATTATTCAGATATGTGAGGATGTGCAGTACCTATGGTCATCCATGTCCTCGATCTGCCTCTTGACGTAGCTGTCAATGCGCTTGCGGTAGGTGCGGTTTGTGAGCTTCCCTACCATGCCCAGTCCATAAGGCCTCTTCTCTCGGGCAAAGAGCTTCTTGACAGGTACAACGATGCGCTGCCCACGCCGCTGTCCGGTAACACTCACCACCTCCTGCCGCAAGGGCACCTTGGGTGGTCCTGGAGTTCCTTCTTTGGCTTTACGCCACCCTCGCTCAAGAGGTCTGGAAGAGTAAACAGAGAAGAcggaagagaggacagaggtgaaAAGAGATGTGTCAGGTTACCTTTCTTCATCATGTCATCCTTTATCTGGGattttttaaacagatttttaacAGTTTCAGGGGTTCAGGAGTACCCCCTGGCTATACCACCAACCAGATCAATACATCATGTTTTAATCAGATTGGCTGTTGATAGAGCAGAGAAAACCTAATCTTCAATCTCTTTTTGTTATGTTTACTCCTACTGGTTGGTTTGCTGATGTTCAAATCTCATGGTGAAAACTGTTTTCCGGTAAAATGGATTAGTcgttattttaaaaatgttggtATCAGCACAGCCTGAATGACTAACACTAACACTTACAGCATGAGGTGACTTCTCTCCAGCTCAGTCTTATCTAGGGCACTGCCTGTCAGCTCTGTCTCATCCTTCTTGCTGCTGGGCTCTGCTTCTTTCATGGCCGCCTCAGACGGAGACTCAAACACCTCGTCTGCAAACGTGG of the Chaetodon auriga isolate fChaAug3 chromosome 16, fChaAug3.hap1, whole genome shotgun sequence genome contains:
- the rhbdf1a gene encoding inactive rhomboid protein 1 isoform X1, yielding MLSWQAWGGTENMAEPRRESTSSLQRKKPPWLRLDIPTAQMSLDEPPTFVQPVKRQGFLRSISMPVETSHLQSPPRDLFDTRRPVLQRQSSITQTIKSSRRVHFERINTVPIKGQRAARRSTRKHHSLSRTLLRGTADWFGVSKDGDATQKWQRKSLRHCSLRYGKLKPQVIREMDLPSQDNISLTSTETPPPLYVPSSQHGMQKIVDPLARGRAFRMVEEVDGYSVPQTPITPGAASLCSFTSSRSGLNRLPRRRKRESVAKMSFRAAAALVKGRSLRESTLRRAQRRSFTPASFMEEDMVDFPDELDTSFFARDILMQEELSTFADEVFESPSEAAMKEAEPSSKKDETELTGSALDKTELERSHLMLPLERGWRKAKEGTPGPPKVPLRQEVVSVTGQRRGQRIVVPVKKLFAREKRPYGLGMVGKLTNRTYRKRIDSYVKRQIEDMDDHRPFFTYWITFVHLLITILAVCIYGIAPVGFSQHETVDSVLRNKGVYENVKFVQQENFWIGPGSESLIHLGAKYSPCMRQDRQVHDLIREKRAIERNSACCVRNDRSGCVQTSEEECSSTLAVWVKWPRHSSTPQLNGKDRQYGSVCHQDPRICLEPASVSPHEWPDDITKWPICTRYNTGNHTNLPHIDCTITGRPCCIGTKGRCEITSREYCDFMKGYFHEEATLCSQVHCMDDVCGLLPFLNPEIPDQFYRLWLSLFLHAGILHCLVSVAFQMTILRDLEKLAGWLRISIIYILSGITGNLASAIFLPYRAEVGPAGSQFGILACLFVELFQSWQILAQPWRAFTKLLCVVLFLFAFGLLPWIDNFAHICGFISGFFLSFAFLPYISFGRMDLYRKRCQIIVFLLVFVGLFSGLVVLFYVYPIKCEWCELLTCIPFTDKFCEKYDLNAHLH
- the rhbdf1a gene encoding inactive rhomboid protein 1 isoform X3; protein product: MLSWQAWGGTENMAEPRRESTSSLQRKKPPWLRLDIPTAQMSLDEPPTFVQPVKRQGFLRSISMPVETSHLQSPPRDLFDTRRPVLQRQSSITQTIKRGTADWFGVSKDGDATQKWQRKSLRHCSLRYGKLKPQVIREMDLPSQDNISLTSTETPPPLYVPSSQHGMQKIVDPLARGRAFRMVEEVDGYSVPQTPITPGAASLCSFTSSRSGLNRLPRRRKRESVAKMSFRAAAALVKGRSLRESTLRRAQRRSFTPASFMEEDMVDFPDELDTSFFARDILMQEELSTFADEVFESPSEAAMKEAEPSSKKDETELTGSALDKTELERSHLMLPLERGWRKAKEGTPGPPKVPLRQEVVSVTGQRRGQRIVVPVKKLFAREKRPYGLGMVGKLTNRTYRKRIDSYVKRQIEDMDDHRPFFTYWITFVHLLITILAVCIYGIAPVGFSQHETVDSVLRNKGVYENVKFVQQENFWIGPGSESLIHLGAKYSPCMRQDRQVHDLIREKRAIERNSACCVRNDRSGCVQTSEEECSSTLAVWVKWPRHSSTPQLNGKDRQYGSVCHQDPRICLEPASVSPHEWPDDITKWPICTRYNTGNHTNLPHIDCTITGRPCCIGTKGRCEITSREYCDFMKGYFHEEATLCSQVHCMDDVCGLLPFLNPEIPDQFYRLWLSLFLHAGILHCLVSVAFQMTILRDLEKLAGWLRISIIYILSGITGNLASAIFLPYRAEVGPAGSQFGILACLFVELFQSWQILAQPWRAFTKLLCVVLFLFAFGLLPWIDNFAHICGFISGFFLSFAFLPYISFGRMDLYRKRCQIIVFLLVFVGLFSGLVVLFYVYPIKCEWCELLTCIPFTDKFCEKYDLNAHLH
- the rhbdf1a gene encoding inactive rhomboid protein 1 isoform X2; protein product: MAEPRRESTSSLQRKKPPWLRLDIPTAQMSLDEPPTFVQPVKRQGFLRSISMPVETSHLQSPPRDLFDTRRPVLQRQSSITQTIKSSRRVHFERINTVPIKGQRAARRSTRKHHSLSRTLLRGTADWFGVSKDGDATQKWQRKSLRHCSLRYGKLKPQVIREMDLPSQDNISLTSTETPPPLYVPSSQHGMQKIVDPLARGRAFRMVEEVDGYSVPQTPITPGAASLCSFTSSRSGLNRLPRRRKRESVAKMSFRAAAALVKGRSLRESTLRRAQRRSFTPASFMEEDMVDFPDELDTSFFARDILMQEELSTFADEVFESPSEAAMKEAEPSSKKDETELTGSALDKTELERSHLMLPLERGWRKAKEGTPGPPKVPLRQEVVSVTGQRRGQRIVVPVKKLFAREKRPYGLGMVGKLTNRTYRKRIDSYVKRQIEDMDDHRPFFTYWITFVHLLITILAVCIYGIAPVGFSQHETVDSVLRNKGVYENVKFVQQENFWIGPGSESLIHLGAKYSPCMRQDRQVHDLIREKRAIERNSACCVRNDRSGCVQTSEEECSSTLAVWVKWPRHSSTPQLNGKDRQYGSVCHQDPRICLEPASVSPHEWPDDITKWPICTRYNTGNHTNLPHIDCTITGRPCCIGTKGRCEITSREYCDFMKGYFHEEATLCSQVHCMDDVCGLLPFLNPEIPDQFYRLWLSLFLHAGILHCLVSVAFQMTILRDLEKLAGWLRISIIYILSGITGNLASAIFLPYRAEVGPAGSQFGILACLFVELFQSWQILAQPWRAFTKLLCVVLFLFAFGLLPWIDNFAHICGFISGFFLSFAFLPYISFGRMDLYRKRCQIIVFLLVFVGLFSGLVVLFYVYPIKCEWCELLTCIPFTDKFCEKYDLNAHLH